ATGGGCGAGCGCATTGATGACCTTGAGAAGCATGTTGCTGACCTGATGACAGAGGCTGGGATACAAAACACCGATGAAGAGTTGAGAGtaaagaaacttaatttttactgtgttttatgTATTTCCACTTAGTTTTGAACTATAGGCAGCACCTAGCATGAAAATATTGTTCATATATTTATCATACCTGCATTTCCTTGGATTTTAAAGTATACcgagattattttttaaaaatatttaaaattaccttggatttctttttgccAAGAGCCAAAGAATGCCACcgctttttcaaaagaaaaactgtagttGATGCATCTGTTCCAGCTGAGTGCCACATAAAAGGGGTAGTACAAACTAATGCCAAATATGTAAACTGAGGCTGTACGTTTGTAATAAAATGTGTGTAGCTTAAAGCACTCCTGCCCACCATTCCTGTCCCTCAAGTATGCTAACCTAGCTGACAGGATTCTTGCTGGTATAAATTTAGGTACATCTGCTTTTAAACCTGCTAAAGCTTCCCAAAGTGTCTCAGAGCACACCTCTTAAATACATTCGCCCTGAACACAGCAGTTGTTTGTTCTTGCAGCAGTAAGATAGGGGATGGAAAGAGCAAGGATAACTTTAGTATTATTGTCAAACACTCTGCAATATAAAATCATGCTACAGTTCAGGATTGCGTGTGAGATTTTGTATCGCTATCTGTTGCAAatgcctcccccctgccccgatGGCTGCCTTACATCGGTGTTCTTAGTATTTACGAGACAGCATTGCTTCCATGTTCTGTGGGTGTGGGTGATGTCTTCTTCCTGTTGTTACATGCTTTCCTGATTCAAACTGAGACACAtcaattatttttgtcatttagaGACTGCTTATCCAGTGAAAGACAAGAACGTCTATAAATATATTGAAGTAATTTAGGCATCTATTCGTTCTGATGCCTTTTTCATGATAAGCTATGtagtaattttcagaaatatagaAAGACAATCCATGAAGATGTATTCAACTGTACAGAGATCTTCCTATTTTTATGCTGAATCACATACATGAATAATTAAACCACTAACCTACTTATTCACTGTTTCTTTGCAGCACTGAAATGAGGATGtgatcaagaaaaataaagggagaacAGCACCGCACCGAATCTGGGAGTTTACAATGAGTGTCACTAGTCACAAAAAGCATCAGGGAAAACCAACACGCTTGCATCATGTCACAAtagaatctcttttttttttaaactattgccACAGGAAAAAGGTAGAAAGCTGGGTTTATTCATCTAAATGGGACACTGTATTTCATGTAATTGGGAAAGAACTATTAGTTTCAGGGGAGGCAAAACCACTATTTTGGATAGAAAACTATATCCTATATAGTGAATTTATCCAGTCACAAACTTTTTTGAtgtatgaaaatgtattttatttaatattaaaattttcattgtatttctttGTTGCCTTTTTAACTTACATGTTCGCAGAATAACAAGATCCTTCTATGACAAAACTCTTCCATTTGCGTGTGCAATTTTGATGCTCctttaaatgttttacattaCAAAATGCACCTTACCTTATTCGATGTTGTTACACAGGTGCCTTTGCAAAACTTCATAGGTCCAATGAATATAAACTGCTCTGCACTACAAGAAATGGTAGTATTTGCAGAGGTTACTGCCGTTCAGTTGTTACTCTTTCCACAAGCCCACCCAAAGCTCTGCACACCTGTGCAGGTAACATCATCCAGGTATGCATACTGTGccaatttcatttctttaacaTTAGCCATTTTGATGAAAGAGCCTAAAGActttgagagagaaaagaattcTAGTTACCTAACATACCCTGAACAAGATGTGGCAGAGTCAAAGAAAACAGGACATCTACCCTAGCTTTAAGGTACACCAAAACATTGGCACTTTTGgcagaaaaggttttgtttgcaaCTTAACAGGAACCTCTTAcaacaaatgcagaaattgAAGCATTACCAGGCAGATAGAATACCTCAGCTAATGAAGgataaatatgctttttaaaacctTGGCAGGTGTTAATACTTATCTCTTATAGATTCTTCGTTAATATAAAGAAATCATACTAATCAATGCTTTAATCAGTGTAGGTTTGCAAGCCACATCAAACTAGGGGGAGAGGTTGCTATGCTagaggacaggctggagaaatgggccaacaggcacctcatgaagttcaaaggCAAGTGCCAAACCTTGCCTCTAGGACAGGGTAAGCTTATGCTGCAGTGCAGTTGTGAGGGGCTGGCTGGcatgcagctttgcaggaaaggagTGCAGGCTGGTAGACAAGTTGGAAGTGAGTCAGCAGGGTGACCTGGCAACAAAGGCTGCAGCCACATACTGGTCAGTGTTAGTGTAAGTAGAGCCAGCAGGTCATTCCCCTCTATTCAACTCCTGTGAGACCACACCCAGAATACTGTTTCAATTTTGGGGCTACCCAGTTCAAGAAATATATTGTTATGAGGCAGTTGAACAGAGAGCCACCAAGATATGGTAGAATACAAAGCATATGAGGGGTTTGAGAGAATTCTGTCAGTTCAGCCTTAAGAAAAGACTACGGCTTGCTTTCTGACTACAATTACCCCATGGTTGAGCACGGGGAACAGTTAGACTCTTGTTGGAGGTGTTTTACACAAGAGAGTTGATAGACACAAGCTggaacacaggaaattccagcTAGATGCAAGGAACACTTTTTTTCAACTATAAGGGTGCTCAAGCAGCAGGAACAGGTTTTCCAGAAAGGCTAAggaatctccatccttagagataCTCAGCACTGgacagtcctgggcaacctgatcAAGTGAGACCTACTctgggaggttggactagaccTCCAGTAGCCCCTTCCAACATATATGATTCCATAATTAATAACCACTGTAAAccagatttaattttattttcttgactCATTCTAAATCCTCTAAAACACACAGATTGTAAGAAAGCATATTGCACTTTGTCTTGTGACAAACTGGATGAAAAGTACAGATATATCCTTTCTGCATAgtctggtttgctttttcttaatcctgtaaatatgcatgtatcagtttaaaaaaaccaaaccaaaaacagaaacaaaaggccCCCACAACACTGGCTTCATCACTGCAGAACAAAAGTTGtcagaaatgcaaatggaaaCTTCAAAAGCCATGCCACAGTGGGATCCAATCCAAGTCTCATGAGTATATATGCATTTTAGTATACCATTAGACAAATTGGAGGTCAAATGAGAGAAAGCACAGCTCATCCTTTCTTCAACTGTTGACTATGCAGCCAGCTCCAGAACTGCAATTACCCTTTGGCACTGCAGAATTTACTAAGTACTTCAAACTGACTACTGTATGCATAATCACCATGAAAAAGAAGTCCATCACCACAAGTCAATTaagctgggggggagggaagtCATGGAAGACACTTTCTCTGAGTTCTGCTAAATATTAACGAATGCACCTTAgtgttttcttcctatttttagtGGATACATAAGACCAAGATACTATGCAAGGAAATCCTGACAGAAGTGATAAGCCTTCATCTTCAACATTACGACTTTGAATCcaattacatttgttttcattctcaaaTTTAATTagctaaagaaaattaaggtaATTAAGTGAAactcattttattcttttaaaaaaactatagTATAGTTTTCCCACATATTTGtgtaacaaaagcaaacaaaaacagttgaaatgtttttctgcagacaGGCTTTTTGTGTACAAAAATACATCATACCCAAAGGACAACACAGAGTAAAatctttacaaaataaaaataaaaaaacaatcCAAAATTCATCTACAGTATTACTGCAGTCAGCCAGTTCCAGGCTTTGCgtcttttccaaactgaattcatgccttttaaataattcaaaatatgcTCAAAGTTGAAGGATTTGtagttttttttcattttatatatatatgtatatatgtacacacatacacaagaATAAATTTAAGTGGACATagggttaaaaaaaaggcagcccCAAAGAAACGTCAGTATCTGTATTTAGTGGAATAATCTTTTGGCGATACCACCAAACCTCGACCTTTGCGGGCTCCTCTATAAACAGTTTCTATAATGTCAATCATCTCTTGCTTATCTTCCATTGCCCAGTTGATCTTGTTGTTATTACCTGTACCTAAATCAATCATGATGTGTTTGTTCctttaaagggaaagaaaagaaacagaaaagttaataTGGTATTataattcagaaagaaactttACAATGCCCACAAGAATGCTTTGTAGGATTCAAAAGAAGCCCTTATAACATGAACAGGCTTGCAAAATAAGCCTCAAAGAAAGAGCATCCACTCCTGTCAATCAAGTCATATCCTGTCATTTTACTGCCTATTTCTAAAGCTAGAACAAAGACTGCAAACATGTCCCCAAGGTTGCTACTCAGTACAATTATCCTTCAGCATATTCCTCATTGTTTATATTTCTCTCTCACTACTAACACCAGAGAGAGTTCCACACTTGTCAGTATCACATCCCATCTCATCAATGTAGATGCCTTAGCTTCAAAAAACCTTAATACTTTGGGTGTATCTCTAAAGCAAGTTTGACAAGCTTTACTGCCGTATTACTGCAGTATTCTATAAAGGGAGTTTCGGatttaaaactaaaaccaaTGGATAATAAAACCAGTTTTCACTATCACTAGTTTTTACTCTATTACCAAAACACTTTTACTAGGCTAATTGGAAAACAAGCCATTTTCCTATTTAATCAGTCCTCTTTTGTAGAGCAATGAAAATATAAGCATCAGTATGCTGATACGCATTTAGAAGTGATCTACTGAGACACTATTTGACACACAAAAAATTTAACCGAGTTACATTCTAGAACCACCATGtacctgaagaaaaacatgacaGTACAGGGATCGTACAACTCGTACATCTTGTTGAAGTCTGGTACTTCAGTGATATCCACAAGATAAATAACAGCAAAGTTTTTTAcctaaacagaacaaaacaggaaagataAAAGCAATATATTACCAAACCTTTGATTATTTGTATTACCAATTAAAAGGCATAAGCTTTCATTAttgcaacatttattttccaaaatattaagTCATAAAATCACAGTAAACAGTCTTGCCATTATTTTTAACCACAACGACCAattaacatggaaaatatttttaaatatagccAAAATGCTCACTTCACATCCAGTACCAGCTGGAAAGATACTATGCTAAATCAACatacagagaaacaaatgcCCTTTATATACAACTGAGACATCACAGTGACGTGCACAGCTCTAAACAAGTAGAGTAACTGCTTTGTGCAAGCCAAGCTGACACATTTTGCCTCTATCATCAGCTGCTTATAGACTTCAGGAAATTAATGATCTAAAATGCCCTGGTGCCTGCCTccaagcattttttcccctctaaacCATCTAATTTGTTTAACAAGGctcattaaatgaaaataaaactgataatttaataataaagcTGATAGCTTTTTTGAGGTCTAAAGCTAAAACAGCAGCTTAAAAATTTTAACGGATAATGAAAAAGAGAGCCTGATGAGAAGCTATTCTCTGGGCAATTATGGTAAAATAGgctttcattttgcagttaCTGAATTAAATGCACAAGAATCCCTCCCCTTTAATGTCATAGTTAAtgtcttcatttctgaaagaaaaccatgtaacatttttgtttcctagaCATAGCATATTTAACCTTAAGTGGAATTAGAGGAAGCTTTAGTTTCTAAACTTAGCTCATACATGTACAGTAGAAATTAACACACAGAcatgcattaaaatataaatcagtAGGCATCTAAATTACAcaaaactttaaatttaaaggtATATTATCAAATACTCATGCATTATACCATGAACACACAACCTTGTCCCCCCATTCTTACTTACATACAAATACAATTTCATTCCTTCCCATTTCACTAAGCAAAATTACCAGTCTGAGGTAACACATGTGGTCTAAGATTTATGACAAACTTACTGTTTGTCACAGTACTTCCCACTTGTTAATTTTGCTATCAAACATCTAGAAATACTACGATTAGTATAATTTCTGCTTGAtgtaaagatgttttattttagtccACAAAACAGGATTAGACTGTACCAGAAAAAGATTATATATGGTGTACCCCGTACTTAAATATCCTAGCAGGCACTTTAATTGAGAAAGTATGGAAtgtttgtttacaaaaaaacagaagcacagagtAAATAAATTACAATGGACTTCTGCTTCAAGACAGTTTCTAAactataaaaaataatcacactTCAAAGATGTAAATAAGTATTAGtagcaaagaaagtaaaatctCTTTTGGAgtgaaacagcatttaaatagtttttactgtgcttttatGGAGCCAGTTATAATCCTAGACTCTGTCAATAATCTAAAGAAAACATCCAATTTAAGCCATGTTCCAAACCAGGCAAGAGGTAAAGCCTTGAAAACCCAAGTTAGTCATAATATCAAACTCTAACACCCTCTGAAGTGATCATTCATGCCCATTTCAATTTTATATGAAAGATTTCTAAGAAACGTAATGGGATGTTCAGAGTCAACAATTTAGCTGAGAAGTGACTAAAGCTACTCCCTGGTTAGCCTTAGGAGGCAAaaaacagtttggtttttgtttgttgtttgttttaaaaacccaaaacctgaAGAGCCATTTTCATGTCCTcctattatttcttcttccatcctgctgacatttttagcatcagcagcacagcttcGCCATGTGGGGAAATTTCTACAACACATTCAGCAATTCCAACAAACTAAACAATCTTTGAACAAGTATTTAATTTGGAGATTAGAAAATGATTTTAAGTTAAACCAAGCATTAATAGAAGATTCTCAGGACCTGCTTTGTTCACTGAAAGATTAGTCCAAGGAGATCACATGTCGTACCAGAAGACCACTACAAAAGCACTCCTAAACCACAATTTTACTTCCAAGAACTGTGTACTCCACATAGTACTGGaacaacaaaacttttaaagttAGTTTTACATTATATACATTTAATTTAGTTGAGCTGTTGAAGAACCAGAAATGCTTGTCACGAGCAATGAATATCAACAGCCCAAGATTTTAGAAAAGAGAACCAGAGTTAACGAATACATTAGCTTATCTTCTGAAACTCAGATACTATTAAAGTCTTAAAGTTATTACATATATCTTACTCAAAAGGACTGGATCATTCAATTCACCTTTGCACAGCATATATCACCTGCTCAAAAGCTTGTATGAAGTCTAAAGCAGACCTCAAAGCTACATACAGACTCCCAAATTTGAATTCAGAACTTTAAAACAGGTTCTATTCTTTCCCCCttgctttcttaatttcaaatCTGACAAGATTACCACTCCAAAACCACTTAACTTGCAACTGCATTGAATAAGGATGTGTTTTGTTGAGTTTGGACACTGGCTGCCAAGGTTGCCCATGACATGGGCCTTGCCATGCAACAGGATGTTGGGATTCAGGCCTAAGAATGAACTGGATAAAAACATGGGTAAGAGGCTAAATATGGAAAGGGTGATGCAGAAGCACTGCAGTGGCCATAATATCTACCACTTAGTGGCCATGCCAGACTGGGCAGGCTCGTCACCAAGaggcattttatttcaacaCAAGACAAGCCCTGCAGAACTACTCAAATGTGTCTCTCTGCACAGTATTGACCAGTTTTACAGCCTGAAGAAGCACCTACTGTCTCAGGCACAATACTGGAGCCAAGATACAGCAGTAGAGAGCCAGCTTCACAGCAGTACAGAGCAGCATCTGAGCCAGCTTCACACACAGATAGCTTTAATTCACAAGGCTTTAGCTTAggcttaattttaagcaaaagcaACTGAAGTATTTCTGGATTCAGGCTGGTATGGATGCGGGAGTTGATCTATACTTGAGCTATCCCTATCCATTGGGATGTGAATCCATCTCCCAGACAGAGTTGTCAAATTCAAAAACTACATTCCTATATAGGAATGATAGGTATCAATTCCTATAGGAAATGATAGCTTCACTGTCATGTCAAGGCAGTGGTTGCtaagaagttttctttctgacttttgaGTTATAACTGGGGATACAGTATGCAGACCTCAGAACAAGAATTAAATACAACTCTGAGCAAGCAAACCACactaaataaaagcagctgcagttgTAACAATTGAGACTACACTGAGGTTGTTAATGTAAACCAAAATTTTACTGTCCAGACAATAGGCAAAACACCTTGTGTATTTTAGAAGCTGAACACATAATAACACAAGTTTATTCTGAAAGTACTTAACCTCATAACATACTAAAACTTACTAAAATGTAGTAAATTTGTTGCAGTTAAGT
Above is a genomic segment from Ciconia boyciana chromosome 2, ASM3463844v1, whole genome shotgun sequence containing:
- the TXNL4A gene encoding thioredoxin-like protein 4A isoform X2 produces the protein MYELYDPCTVMFFFRNKHIMIDLGTGNNNKINWAMEDKQEMIDIIETVYRGARKGRGLVVSPKDYSTKYRY
- the TXNL4A gene encoding thioredoxin-like protein 4A isoform X1: MSYMLPHLHNGWQVDQAILSEEDRVVVIRFGHDWDPTCMKMDEVLYSIAEKVKNFAVIYLVDITEVPDFNKMYELYDPCTVMFFFRNKHIMIDLGTGNNNKINWAMEDKQEMIDIIETVYRGARKGRGLVVSPKDYSTKYRY